Proteins encoded in a region of the Macrobrachium nipponense isolate FS-2020 chromosome 39, ASM1510439v2, whole genome shotgun sequence genome:
- the LOC135210067 gene encoding protein scylla-like: MAHLKVLSHSTSPLSDLLGPIPTEEDVTETWLEDPTEALTCSVLRRRVEEEVRMNTHNSVILPPHLLDQVTEHVQYFAKDEPCGLRGCVLLVVWDDGENGAQQLAQVKADTATPTTHILVLTLRPDTTAWYTKMARMLRSLDKRERRQMVVSPQYDLTKKRLYNFED; the protein is encoded by the exons ATGGCCCATCTCAAAGTGCTATCACATTCTACCTCACCACTGAGTGATCTTCTGGGGCCCATACCGACAGAAGAAG ACGTGACGGAAACATGGCTGGAAGACCCTACCGAAGCCCTCACCTGCTCGGTCTTGAGAAGAAGGGTCGAGGAGGAGGTTCGGATGAACACTCACAACAGCGTTATTCTGCCTCCCCATCTCCTCGACCAAGTGACTGAACACGTCCAGTATTTCGCCAAGGATGAGCCTTGCGGGCTTAG AGGTTGCGTTCTATTAGTTGTATGGGACGACGGAGAAAACGGCGCCCAGCAATTGGCACAGGTCAAAGCTGACACCGCCACACCAACCACTCACATCCTAGTGCTGACCCTACGACCTGACACCACTGCCTGGTACACCAAAATGGCCCGAATGCTTAG GTCATTAGACAAGAGAGAGAGGCGGCAGATGGTCGTATCCCCACAGTACGACTTGACCAAAAAACGCCTCTACAACTTCGAGGATTAG